From a single Glycine soja cultivar W05 chromosome 19, ASM419377v2, whole genome shotgun sequence genomic region:
- the LOC114398062 gene encoding EID1-like F-box protein 2, with protein sequence MILTKQYRCVHSASCQCTKGHVSEDVIFLVFQHLNWNPKLIAALSCVCKWFDDLSKQVLWKEFCKTRAPKMMLDLQSSGSHSVDGNWRALGKLLIFCSGCRQGGLFNNVQVPGHFVNKTRFSRTSGKSFLMPQCINDVLYVSDPCEHIGQSEEGDLGFFRGIFKSFASSNVKRMLINRGAQLHQTEICPYCKAKLWSMLQANMIPQTASCRLGSYEDYIEYYVCLNGHLLGVCTLLPLSDSEDVSEE encoded by the coding sequence ATGATTCTCACAAAGCAATACCGATGTGTACATTCAGCTAGTTGTCAATGCACTAAGGGGCATGTAAGTGAAGATGTGATATTCTTGGTGTTTCAGCATTTGAATTGGAACCCCAAGCTAATTGCTGCTCTGTCATGTGTGTGCAAATGGTTTGATGATCTTTCGAAGCAAGTTCTATGGAAAGAGTTTTGCAAAACGAGAGCTCCAAAGATGATGCTTGATCTGCAATCTAGTGGAAGCCACAGTGTTGATGGGAACTGGAGGGCTCTAGGGAAGCTTCTTATATTCTGTTCAGGTTGCAGGCAGGGTGGTTTGTTCAATAACGTTCAGGTTCCTGGTCATTTTGTTAATAAGACTCGATTTTCTAGAACATCAGGAAAGAGCTTTCTCATGCCACAATGCATAAATGATGTTTTGTATGTGTCTGATCCTTGTGAACATATTGGACAAAGTGAAGAGGGTGATTTAGGATTCTTCAGAGGAATTTTCAAGTCGTTTGCATCGTCAAATGTCAAGAGGATGCTTATTAACAGAGGTGCACAGCTCCATCAAACCGAGATTTGCCCGTATTGTAAGGCAAAGCTGTGGAGCATGCTGCAGGCTAATATGATTCCACAAACTGCTAGTTGCAGGTTGGGTTCCTATGAAGATTATATTGAGTATTACGTGTGCCTTAATGGTCACTTGCTTGGGGTCTGCACATTGTTACCATTGTCTGATTCAGAAGATGTGTCTGAGGAGTAA
- the LOC114399316 gene encoding uncharacterized protein LOC114399316 — MEEKVEGKVEEMMMMMEGVASIALLPCGSISGHFIQLPHYICYGLCGTELACERECSRGEDYRLIKLTITDFNAKKEQATVVECKGHDAAWFHSIDHAHGWDKDITGMIEPKDGKKRISVSFECETLKAEKAAEDHIRKFMPKLAGLDAVVNIGKMTISGLDFGEED; from the exons ATgg AGGAGAAAGTAGAGGGGAAGGTGGaagagatgatgatgatgatggaagGAGTAGCATCAATAGCATTGTTGCCATGTGGCTCTATCTCAGGACACTTCATTCAACTTCCACATTATATTTGCTATGGCCTTTGTGGCACTG AATTGGCATGTGAAAGGGAATGCAGTAGGGGTGAGGATTATCGCCTCATCAAACTCACAATAACAGATTTCAAT gcaaagaaagaacaagccACTGTTGTGGAGTGCAAAGGCCATGATGCTGCTTGGTTCCACAGCATTGATCATGCTCATGG TTGGGACAAGGATATCACCGGTATGATTGAACCAAAGGATGGGAAGAAAAGAATCTCAGTTTCATTTGAGTGTGAGACACTTAAAGCTGAGAAAGCAGCTGAAGACCATATCAGGAAGTTCATGCCAAAATTAGCCGGACTGGATGCTGTTG TTAACATAGGAAAGATGACAATTTCTGGGTTGGATTTCGGAGAAGAGGACTGA
- the LOC114399943 gene encoding chaperone protein ClpB3, chloroplastic-like — MASATSFSGPTLRPSVPICAHRNNDTRFSQLRVSFNFPANPTSLKGLNSTPLKKREAFSNGSSRTRRNPLFFVRCTVSSSGKITQQEFTEMAWQAIISAPEVAKENKHQIVETEHLMKALLEQKNGLARRIFSKVGVDNTRLLETTDKHIQRQPKVVGESTGSMLGRDLEALIQRARDFKKEYGDSFVSVEHFVLGFAQDKRFGKILFRDFQISQQALKSAIESIRGRQLVIDQDPEGKYEALEKYGKDLTAMAKAGKLDPVIGRDDEIRRCIQILSRRTKNNPVLIGEPGVGKTAISEGLAQRIVQGDVPQALMNRRLISLDMGALIAGAKYRGEFEDRLKAVLKEVTESDGQTILFIDEIHTVVGAGASNGAMDAGNLLKPMLGRGELRCIGATTLDEYRKYIEKDPALERRFQQVYVDQPSVEDTISILRGLRERYELHHGVRISDSALVDAAILSDRYISGRFLPDKAIDLVDEAAAKLKMEITSKPTALDEINRSVLKLEMERLSLMNDTDKASKDRLNRLETELSLLKEKQDELTGQWEHEKSVMTNLQSIKEEIDRVNLEIQQAEREYDLNRAAELKYGSLNSLQRQLESAEKELHEYMNSGKSMLREEVTGNDIAEIVSKWTGIPISKLQQSDREKLLYLEEELHKRVVGQDPAVKAVAEAIQRSRAGLSDPHRPIASFMFMGPTGVGKTELAKALASYLFNTEEALVRIDMSEYMEKHTVSRLIGAPPGYVGYEEGGQLTETVRRRPYAVILFDEIEKAHSDVFNVFLQILDDGRVTDSQGRTVSFTNTVIIMTSNVGSQYILNTDDDTVPKESTYEAIKQRVMDAARSIFRPEFMNRVDEYIVFQPLDRDQISSIVRLQLERVQKRIVDRKMKIQVTEAAIQLLGSLGYDPNYGARPVKRVIQQNVENELAKGILRGEFKEEDTILVDTEVTVLANGQIPQQKLVFRRVEADSSSAAEDRREGFPQIL; from the exons ATGGCCTCGGCGACGTCGTTTTCGGGCCCCACCCTTCGCCCCTCCGTTCCAATTTGCGCCCACAGAAACAACGACACTCGATTCTCTCAGCTTCGAGTCTCCTTTAACTTTCCCGCGAACCCCACTTCCCTGAAGGGTTTGAATTCGACACCGTTGAAGAAAAGAGAAGCTTTCTCAAATGGGTCTTCGAGAACGCGAAGAAACCCATTGTTCTTTGTCCGCTGCACAGTTTCATCAAGTGGAAAG ATTACACAACAGGAATTCACGGAAATGGCATGGCAAGCAATTATCTCAGCACCAGAAGTAGCTAAGGAGAACAAGCATCAGATTGTGGAGACTGAGCActtgatgaaagctttgttaGAGCAAAAGAATGGACTTGCTCGCCGGATCTTTTCTAAGGTTGGGGTAGATAATACTCGGCTTCTGGAGACTACTGATAAGCACATTCAGCGGCAACCCAAG GTTGTAGGGGAATCCACTGGTTCAATGTTGGGGCGTGATTTGGAGGCATTGATTCAGAGAGCCAGGGacttcaagaaagaatatgGAGACTCATTTGTGTCAGTTGAGCACTTTGTTCTTGGTTTTGCCCAAGATAAACGATTTGGGAAGATATTGTTTAGAGATTTTCAAATATCTCAGCAAGCACTAAAATCTGCCATAGAGTCCATAAGGGGACGCCAGTTAGTTATTGACCAAG ATCCTGAAGGAAAATATGAAGCCTTGGAAAAGTATGGGAAAGATTTGACAGCAATGGCTAAAGCAGGAAAACTTGACCCAGTCATAGGAAGAGATGACGAAATACGCAGGTGCATTCAGATTCTCTCCAGGAGAACAAAGAACAATCCTGTGCTAATTGGGGAGCCTGGTGTTGGAAAGACTGCAATCTCTGAAGG ACTTGCTCAAAGAATTGTTCAAGGAGATGTTCCTCAAGCTTTGATGAATCGAAGG CTTATATCCCTTGATATGGGTGCACTTATTGCTGGAGCAAAGTACCGGGGAGAATTTGAGGATAGACTGAAAGCTGTTCTGAAAGAAGTAACAGAATCTGATGGTCAGACTATCCTTTTCATTGATGAAATCCATACAGTTGTCGGGGCAG GTGCTTCAAATGGTGCTATGGATGCTGGTAATCTCTTAAAACCTATGCTTGGTCGGGGGGAGCTGCGATGTATTGGTGCAACAACATTAGATGAGTATCGAAAGTATATTGAGAAGGACCCTGCACTTGAGCGTCGTTTCCAGCAAGTTTATGTTGACCAACCTTCTGTTGAGGATACCATTTCAATACTAAGGGGACTGCGGGAAAGATATGAGCTGCATCACGGAGTTCGCATTTCTGACAGTGCACTTGTGGATGCTGCAATTCTCTCAGATCGATACATAAGTGGGAGGTTTTTGCCTGATAAAG CCATTGATCTGGTTGATGAAGCAGCTGCTAAACTAAAAATGGAAATTACTTCAAAACCTACTGCACTTGATGAGATTAATCGGTCAGTCCTGAAACTCGAGATGGAGAGACTCTCTCTCATGAATGATACAGACAAGGCTTCTAAAGATAGATTAAATCGTCTTGAGACAGAActctctctcttaaaagagaaacAGGATGAATTGACTGGACAGTGGGAGCATGAAAAGTCTGTAATGACTAATCTGCAGTCGATTAAAGAGGAG ATAGACAGGGTAAATCTTGAGATTCAACAGGCTGAGCGAGAGTATGATCTTAATCGTGCTGCTGAATTGAAGTATGGTAGTCTAAACTCCTTGCAACGCCAACTTGAAAGTGCAGAGAAAGAATTGCATGAATATATGAACTCTGGTAAGTCTATGTTAAGAGAGGAAGTTACTGGAAATGACATTGCTGAAATTGTAAGCAAGTGGACTGGTATCCCCATTTCTAAACTTCAACAATCAGATAGAGAGAAGTTGTTGTATCTAGAGGAAGAGCTCCATAAGCGTGTTGTCGGTCAAGATCCTGCTGTCAAGGCAGTAGCTGAGGCTATCCAACGTTCAAGAGCAGGTCTTTCAGATCCCCATCGCCCAATCGCTAGCTTCATGTTTATGGGACCAACGGGTGTAGGAAAGACCGAGCTAGCCAAGGCCCTTGCTTCATATTTGTTCAACACAGAAGAAGCACTTGTACGGATTGATATGAGTGAGTACATGGAAAAGCATACGGTTTCAAGATTGATTGGGGCTCCACCTGGATATGTTGGGTATGAAGAAGGAGGGCAACTAACAGAGACCGTTCGTCGCCGACCATATGCTGTCATTTTGTTTGATGAGATTGAGAAGGCACACTCAGATGTTTTCAATGTATTCCTTCAAATCTTGGATGATGGAAGGGTAACTGATTCACAGGGTCGGACCGTAAGTTTTACCAACACAGTTATCATTATGACCTCAAATGTTGGATCTCAGTACATTCTCAATACAGATGATGACACTGTGCCCAAAGAGTCCACATATGAAGCTATAAAACAGCGGGTAATGGACGCTGCAAGATCCATCTTTCGCCCAGAGTTCATGAATAGAGTTGATGAGTATATTGTTTTCCAGCCTCTAGACCGCGACCAAATAAGTAGTATTGTCAGGTTACAG TTGGAGCGTGTGCAGAAGAGAATTGTGGATCGTAAGATGAAAATCCAAGTTACAGAAGCTGCCATCCAACTTCTTGGAAGTTTGGGGTATGATCCAAACTACGGTGCTAGGCCAGTCAAGCGAGTGATTCAGCAAAACGTGGAGAATGAACTTGCCAAGGGTATTCTTAGAGGAGAGTTCAAGGAAGAAGACACAATTTTAGTAGACACAGAAGTCACAGTACTTGCCAATGGTCAAATTCCCCAACAAAAGCTAGTTTTTAGGAGGGTTGAAGCTGATTCCAGTTCTGCTGCTGAAGACAGACGGGAAGGCTTTCCACAGATTCTGTGA